A part of Parasegetibacter sp. NRK P23 genomic DNA contains:
- a CDS encoding M48 family metallopeptidase — protein MKIKDIYSDIKTRIFVVLNQDDDNILDWVIEPTSLELLPEDENTYFVKAFQVSADATVDCYLSILTPERVAETVVKMNSNGNLVVENWCEQNQSVIPAVASDCFGNYDLYFAKENPQVGIDVLRDGLAKAQNKNVVAEDLGYLLRDENVILEAIEAFKISELNGPSSAYIYLELSNLYKQLGQADLESTYLQKFKDDIGTE, from the coding sequence ATGAAGATAAAGGACATTTACTCGGATATTAAGACTAGAATTTTTGTGGTGTTAAATCAGGATGATGATAATATTCTTGATTGGGTTATTGAGCCGACATCATTAGAGCTTTTGCCGGAAGACGAGAATACTTATTTTGTTAAAGCATTTCAGGTTTCAGCAGACGCAACTGTTGATTGTTACCTTTCAATATTGACACCGGAAAGAGTCGCTGAGACTGTTGTAAAAATGAATTCAAACGGAAATTTGGTTGTTGAAAACTGGTGCGAGCAAAATCAGTCAGTTATTCCGGCGGTTGCGTCCGACTGTTTTGGTAACTATGACCTATATTTCGCAAAAGAAAATCCGCAAGTTGGTATTGACGTTTTAAGAGATGGGTTGGCGAAAGCACAAAATAAAAATGTGGTAGCTGAAGATCTTGGATATTTACTTCGTGACGAGAACGTGATTTTAGAAGCAATTGAAGCGTTTAAGATTAGTGAATTAAACGGACCTTCTTCAGCATACATTTATTTAGAATTATCAAATCTGTATAAACAATTAGGGCAGGCAGACTTGGAGTCGACATATTTGCAAAAATTTAAAGACGACATTGGGACAGAATAG